CGAAGATCAGAATGGTGAACTTGGCGGCGTTGCGGGCGAAGCGATCGTACTTGGGCTGCTTGGTGACCAGCCCCAGGTACTCGCTCACCGGGGCGACCAGCGTGATCCCTATAACGAAGGCCGCGATCAGGATGTGGGGAACCACGAGCACCGGGATCAGAGCGTCGTTGCCGATCACCGGGAACTCTATGTCGCCTACCGGCACGCCTCACACCTCCTCAGGACTGGGGGAAGTTCAGGATCCTGACCAGCGTCAGCAGCATGTTGAGCACCACCGCGAGCACGACGAGGAACGCCACCACGACGGCGAACGGCCGCCGGGAGAGGCTGTGGCCCGGCTCGCGGTCCAGCCAGGGAACCGCGAGCAGCAGCGAAAAGAACAGAAGGGGCACCACCACACCGCCGACCGGGATCAGGAGCGAACCCGGGAAGAACATGAGCATCTGGTCGTAGAAGAAGAAGAACCACTCCGGCCGCGGCACGTAGGAGGTGGTGGAGAGGTCCGCGGGCTCGGTGAGCGGGGCCGGCACCAGGTAGGAGAGCGCGACCACCACCCCGAGCAGGACCGCCGAGACGGTGAGGTCCGCCACCACCTGTCCCGGGAAGAAGGCCATCGGCTCATCCGGCCTGTCGTAGACGTTCTCCTCGGTTATGATCTCGCCGTCCTCCACGGGACGGGACGGTCCCCGCCGGGTCTCCACCCCTTACTCCTCCTCTTCCTCCAGGGAGCCCTCGATCCTGCGGCGCTCCCTGAGTTTGGCCAGCCGCTCGGAGTACTCGAACTCGCTGCCGAACTCCCCGTGCTTGCGCAGCAGGAACAGGTGCACCCCGATCAGCGGCGCGAGCAGCGCCGGCAGCAGCCACACGTGGATGGCAAACAGCCGCGAGAGCGAGGCCGGTCCCATGGTGTCGCCGCCGAGCAGGAAGCTCACCACCCAGTCCCCGACGAGCGGGGTGTAGGAGGCGATCATCACCCCCACCTCCCAGGCCCAGAATCCCTCCTGGTCCCAGCGCAGCCCGTAGCCTGTGAAGGCCAGGAAGGTGACGATGAAGATCAGGAAGACCCCCACCACCCAGTTCATCTCCCGCGGCCGCTTGTAGGCCCCGCTGAGGAAGGTGCGCATCATGTGCAGCCCGATGACCACGATGAGGGCGTTGGCCGACCAGAAGTGGATGCCCCGGATGAGCTTGCCGAAGTAGACCTCGCTCATCACGTAGTAGATGGAGTCCCAGGCGTGGTCGGTGGTGGGCACGTAGTAGAAGAGCAGCAGGATGCCGGTGAGGAACTGCAGTGTTATGAGAAAGAGCGTCGCGCTCCCTAAAGTGTAGAGCCACCGGCCGCGGCTCGGAACCGGCTCGTAGAGGAAGTGCTCGGCCATGGAGACGATGCTGGTCCTCTCCTCCAGCCAGTCCAGAACCGATCTCCCGAGCCGGGCCGCCCGGCCCCTGCTAGACGACATACGGCTTTCCTCCCTCGAACTCGTGCCTGATGCGGATGCCGCCGTCCCGGCGGATCTCGAACTCGTAGCGGTAGAGGCCGCGCGGCGGCGGTCCCCCCACGTAGCCCCCGTTTATGTCGTAGATGCCGCCGTGGCAGGGGCAGAGGATCTCATCCCGCCCCGGGAAGTAGCGCACGGGGCACCCGAGATGGGTGCAGTGGTTGGAGAGCACGTTGAGCCTCCCGGTGAGCTCCCGGATCTCCTCCGGGCTCAGAGGCCCGCGCCCCCTCCCTCTCAGCAGCGGGGGCAGCTCCCCGTCCCTCCAGGAGACGAGCACGGCGTTGGTTATGCTCCCCTCACCCAGCAGCTCCCCACCCCCATCGTAGGTCTGCCACTGGGGGAACTCCACCCGGTAGACCCTCACCCCGCCCTCGGGGACCTCGAAGACCGAGCCCAGCGGCCGCCACACGTCCGGCACGTCGGAGCGGCCCCGCAGCACGGAGTCGATGGCGGGATCGAGCAGGTAGACCGCCGGGGGGACGGTGAGCACGGCCCCCACCAGCGTCCCAAGCCCGCCCAACAGAAGGAACTGCCCGCGGCTCACCGGGTCCTTCTGCAGCTCACCGGCCACGCCTACTCACCCCCTCCCGGCCGGCCGACGATCTCCGGCACGACCGGCGTCTGGGGCTCCACCCGGTACTCGTCCTGACCGTAGATGGTGTAGGGCGCCCGGGAGTTGGACTTCATCCAGCCCATCCCGAGGGTCACGACCGCGGCGAGCACCCCGAGCGCAAGCAAGACAGCCCTGTAGCCTCCCCCGGGACTGCCGAAGCGAAAGCTCCGGTGGGCCCTCAGGTAGGCGACGAGAGCCCCGAGCGTGGCGAGCACCATGACGAGCAGCATGATGTAGCGCATGTACAGAAACGGTACCTCCGCGAGCGGTGAGATCGCATACAGCCCGCTCACCCCAGCCACAAGCCCAAAGAACCTTATCGGTACCCGCCCACCCCTCTCAGGGTGCCGGCCAGCCCCGAAATACATCCCCACGTTGGAGAGCACGAACAGCGCCACCACCAAGACCAGGTTCACGTACAGCAGGTCCGAGGTGAACGTGTCCCCCTGGGTGCCCACGAGCCGCCCGTAGGCACCCGAGCTCCGCTGCATCGAGTAGGCGTTCAGGAAGCCCACGAACGGCTGCAGCAGGAGGAAGGCGGTCCCCCAGATGAGGCCGGCGGAGGTGGCCCAGTCGAAGAAGGCCCTGTCCTCCGGAGTCTTGGAGCGGATGTACATGAACGCCGCCCAGGCGCCGGCGGCGAACGCCGGCCAGGAGAGGTTCGCGAAGGTGCGGTGCAGCATCATCCAGTAGGACATGGGGTTCAGGAGGCCGTCGAGCCCCGCACCCAGGCTGCCGAAGCTCAGCCCGCCCCCGCTCTGCACAGGGGCCTCCCCGGGATCGCCGCCGGTCAACATGAAGGTGTCTATGCCCCCCAGGATCGCCTGCCAGAGCAGTATGAACGCCGCCGCGGCCAGCCCGGCGGCCACGTTCCGCCTCCCGCTCCGGTAGAAGTGCACGTAGAACAGCCACAGGGTCAGCACCATCGCGGTCATCGCGAGCACCGGGAAGAACCAGAAGAAGTGGGTGAAGAGCACCGCCGTCACCCGGGGGTAGAGCCCGACGATGAGCACCAGGAACATCACCGCCCAGGTGGCCCCTACGCTGAAGGTCAGCACGTTGAAGTGCGCCAGCGAGTAGGCGAGCCGCCGGGCGTGCGGGTTTTCGCGCCGCCTCCCCCACCACTCCAGCAGCGGCGCCCCCACCGCGTAGCCCACGAACAGGGTGGCGAAGAAGATGTGGATGAGCATCACCACCCCGACGATCCCCCTGCTGCCCAGGTAGGGGAACTCGATGGAGGGCAGCTCGAAGCCCTGCGCGAGCATCACCGGGGCGCTCACTCCTCGCGCTCCTCTCCCGCCCGATGCATCACCGCCCCGCTCACCGGCCTGGGACACAGCAGCCCCTCAACCACGTAGCACTCGCCCCCCTCGCGCAGCAGGATCTCCCGGATCTTCCGCAGGGCGCCTCTCTCACGCGTTCCCGCGAACAGCAGCACACGACCCCGCTCGAAGGCGTCGTTCCAGAGGTCGGCATCCTCCGGGGGAACCCCCAGGTCGATCAGGATCGGATCCACCCCCACCCGGGTGAAGGCCCCGACCGCGAGGATCGCCGCCAGCGCGATGAAGAAGACGAAGAGGATCACCCCGATCTGCGGGGCGGCGAAGGCGAAGAGCAGCCCACTGACGACGAACACCGCCGCGAAGGCGACGCTGAGCTCCACACCCCGGTGGTCGTCGGGAACGACGATGTAGCGGGTTCCCTCCGGAAAAGGCTCGGCCTCGAGCGGGTCGGGACGCTTGAGGACCACCATAAGGTCCCCTTCCCCGACCCCGAGACGGCGCAGATCGGAGATCGCACGGTTCAACCCCGCGCCGTCCTCCATGAGGCCGACGACCGTGTATCCTCCGCCGGCCCGCGTGCCGGGCCCCTCTTCTTCGGCTACCGCTGGTTGCAATGTAGAGACCTCCTACCCGGCGCCTTTTACCCCACCCTCCACGATTCTACGCCTCCGCAGAGCACTGAACTCCTTTAATACCTGATACCGGATGTCCCGGGAAATCCCAAAAAGCCCCTTTACGGGATCTTAACCGCCTCTTTACCGGCGGCTAATCGGGGCGGGTACCGGTAGGGGGAGCGGCCGGGAGGGTTTCGCCGGAGAGACCGGGAGGCACAAAGCATCCCGGGAAAGGCGAAAGCCTTTTTAAACGAAACGGAGGAAGGTTCCTTGAGCGAGGGCGGCGCAGGCGCAAAGACGGTGGAGAGCGCAGTACCGGCCAGGATGGATCGGCTCCCCTGGAGCGGGTGGCACTGGCTCGTCATAGCGGCGCTCGGGATCACCTGGATCCTGGACGGCCTCGAGGTGACCATCGTCGGGAACATAGCGGCGGTGCTCACCGACCCGGCCTCCGGCCTCGGCCTCACCGAGGGGCAGGTCGGGCTCGCCGGCGGCATCTACAT
The Rubrobacter xylanophilus genome window above contains:
- a CDS encoding cytochromesubunit B of the bc complex-like protein — translated: METRRGPSRPVEDGEIITEENVYDRPDEPMAFFPGQVVADLTVSAVLLGVVVALSYLVPAPLTEPADLSTTSYVPRPEWFFFFYDQMLMFFPGSLLIPVGGVVVPLLFFSLLLAVPWLDREPGHSLSRRPFAVVVAFLVVLAVVLNMLLTLVRILNFPQS
- a CDS encoding ubiquinol-cytochrome c reductase iron-sulfur subunit, yielding MAGELQKDPVSRGQFLLLGGLGTLVGAVLTVPPAVYLLDPAIDSVLRGRSDVPDVWRPLGSVFEVPEGGVRVYRVEFPQWQTYDGGGELLGEGSITNAVLVSWRDGELPPLLRGRGRGPLSPEEIRELTGRLNVLSNHCTHLGCPVRYFPGRDEILCPCHGGIYDINGGYVGGPPPRGLYRYEFEIRRDGGIRIRHEFEGGKPYVV
- a CDS encoding cytochrome b; this translates as MSSSRGRAARLGRSVLDWLEERTSIVSMAEHFLYEPVPSRGRWLYTLGSATLFLITLQFLTGILLLFYYVPTTDHAWDSIYYVMSEVYFGKLIRGIHFWSANALIVVIGLHMMRTFLSGAYKRPREMNWVVGVFLIFIVTFLAFTGYGLRWDQEGFWAWEVGVMIASYTPLVGDWVVSFLLGGDTMGPASLSRLFAIHVWLLPALLAPLIGVHLFLLRKHGEFGSEFEYSERLAKLRERRRIEGSLEEEEE